A portion of the Deinococcus peraridilitoris DSM 19664 genome contains these proteins:
- a CDS encoding GntR family transcriptional regulator, giving the protein MRQTLETLDTLIKIDLHSGVPLYLQLAEALKRAIDLGQLQPGDTLPPVRNFASRLRIAPNTIVRAYAALQDAGMIESRAGAGTTITARSHAPPHQHDELLREFRLAATRLLHAGVSTTAMHQELHELESAFKEVSS; this is encoded by the coding sequence ATGCGACAAACTTTGGAGACGCTCGACACGCTCATCAAAATCGACCTTCACAGCGGCGTCCCCCTATACCTCCAGCTCGCCGAAGCACTCAAAAGAGCCATCGACCTTGGGCAACTCCAGCCGGGCGACACGCTCCCGCCCGTACGAAACTTCGCTTCACGACTCCGCATCGCACCCAACACCATCGTCCGCGCCTACGCCGCACTTCAAGACGCCGGCATGATCGAGAGCCGCGCGGGCGCCGGCACCACCATCACCGCCCGCTCTCACGCGCCACCACACCAGCACGACGAGTTACTCCGGGAATTCCGGCTTGCCGCCACCCGGCTCCTCCACGCCGGAGTCTCCACCACCGCCATGCACCAGGAACTGCACGAATTGGAATCCGCATTCAAGGAGGTTTCATCATGA
- a CDS encoding ABC transporter ATP-binding protein yields MMPTLLEAQAVHLRKQGTAILKNCSMRVTQGSIYALLGPNGTGKTTLLRALIGNEPLQGGQINILGLNPSKHQRQVKQQVTLVPTGGALLPALDAEAHFRVGARFHRQWDASIARTTVELFEVPFGRSARHLSTGQRIGLALAYAFACQPRVLILDEPTNGLDPSHRQVLLSRLAEFAADGGTVLLTSHVLAEVEGIADHVGFMQGGRVVLEDAMDTLRDRHKTIQAVYQDMIPSTITAWLAAHRAPRDVHMSGTVLEVHAAGNVDEVVEVLMAARPLDLRVHPRPLERLYADVMGASA; encoded by the coding sequence ATGATGCCCACTCTTCTCGAAGCGCAAGCGGTCCACCTCCGCAAACAGGGCACCGCGATCCTGAAGAACTGCTCGATGCGAGTGACGCAGGGCAGCATCTACGCGCTGCTGGGCCCGAACGGCACCGGAAAGACCACCCTACTGCGGGCCCTCATCGGGAACGAGCCACTGCAGGGCGGGCAAATCAACATTCTCGGGCTCAACCCTTCCAAACACCAGCGTCAAGTGAAGCAGCAAGTGACCCTGGTTCCCACCGGCGGCGCCCTCCTTCCCGCGCTTGACGCGGAAGCGCACTTCCGGGTCGGTGCGCGATTTCACCGGCAGTGGGACGCCAGCATCGCCCGCACGACGGTCGAACTCTTTGAGGTGCCATTCGGTCGGTCGGCCCGTCACCTGTCCACCGGCCAGCGCATCGGTCTGGCGCTCGCGTACGCGTTCGCCTGCCAGCCGCGCGTCCTGATTCTGGACGAGCCAACCAACGGCCTGGATCCCAGTCACCGTCAAGTGCTGCTGTCCCGCCTCGCGGAGTTCGCCGCGGACGGCGGGACCGTCCTGTTGACGTCTCATGTGCTCGCTGAAGTCGAAGGCATTGCCGACCACGTCGGATTCATGCAGGGTGGGCGGGTCGTGCTCGAGGACGCCATGGACACCCTGAGGGACCGGCACAAGACGATTCAGGCGGTGTACCAGGACATGATCCCGTCCACCATCACCGCGTGGCTGGCAGCGCACCGTGCGCCCCGCGACGTGCACATGAGCGGTACGGTGCTCGAGGTTCACGCGGCCGGAAACGTGGATGAGGTCGTTGAGGTGCTGATGGCCGCCCGCCCGCTCGATTTGAGGGTGCACCCAAGGCCGCTGGAACGCCTGTACGCCGACGTGATGGGAGCGTCCGCGTGA
- a CDS encoding 4-(cytidine 5'-diphospho)-2-C-methyl-D-erythritol kinase: MILFAPAKVNFGLSVLSVRPDGYHELHSVMVPLSVGDELEIAPAGHLSLVVQGAQLPEGNGNLVYRAARAYLDAAGVWEGARIVLKKLLPVASGLGGGSSDAASTLLGLARLYPSEVSRTPGGLARLALSLGADVPFFLREGAAIAQGVGERLSPIRFQPVHLVLANPGVAVSAADAYRWLDETHGFTPALDLPAVLAALHEEREVPWLNALQPAVIARHPEIARALAALSEVGLHSPLMSGSGATCFALASSPEQAADAARRLSEANPAWWVRPARTLSE; encoded by the coding sequence GTGATCCTCTTCGCGCCTGCCAAGGTAAACTTCGGCCTCAGCGTCCTGTCGGTCCGCCCGGACGGGTATCACGAGTTGCACTCCGTGATGGTGCCCCTCTCGGTGGGCGACGAGCTGGAGATTGCTCCGGCCGGACACCTGTCGCTGGTGGTGCAGGGCGCGCAGCTACCCGAGGGCAACGGCAACCTGGTGTACCGCGCCGCCCGCGCGTACCTTGACGCCGCCGGAGTGTGGGAAGGCGCGCGTATCGTGCTCAAAAAGCTGCTGCCGGTCGCCTCCGGTCTGGGCGGGGGATCGTCGGACGCGGCGAGTACCCTGCTGGGGCTTGCCCGGCTGTATCCGTCGGAGGTGTCGCGGACACCGGGCGGTCTGGCGCGGCTGGCCCTCTCTCTTGGCGCCGACGTGCCGTTTTTCTTGCGTGAGGGCGCGGCAATCGCGCAAGGTGTCGGGGAACGGCTCTCCCCCATTCGGTTCCAACCGGTGCACCTTGTGCTGGCCAATCCCGGGGTGGCGGTCAGCGCCGCCGACGCCTACCGCTGGCTGGACGAAACGCACGGCTTTACGCCCGCGCTGGACCTGCCAGCCGTCCTCGCGGCCCTGCACGAGGAGCGTGAGGTGCCGTGGCTCAATGCGCTGCAGCCTGCCGTCATCGCGCGTCACCCCGAAATCGCGCGCGCGCTCGCGGCCCTGTCGGAAGTCGGGCTGCACAGTCCGCTGATGAGCGGCTCGGGGGCGACCTGCTTCGCGCTGGCCAGTTCACCCGAACAGGCGGCAGACGCGGCCCGGCGTCTGAGCGAAGCAAACCCGGCCTGGTGGGTCCGCCCGGCCCGCACGCTCAGCGAGTAA
- a CDS encoding aminoglycoside adenylyltransferase domain-containing protein: MFRSAAPEVDSLLQRLRRDIEREFGSTLAGLYLYGSLVAGDFDPERSDLDLLAVLTRDVDETGFAALGEMHDRLAADFPAWRDRIEVDYISREALASFRTRPGTMVRISPGEALHQIAATRHYLLNWYMVRSEGVALLGPPPRKLLPDISPAEFVEVVREHSGAWPGWVLEMQHAGGQAYTVLTLCRALYSVTHGEQVSKKQAARWVRPLLHRWAGLIDWALRLRYEGSVPAADQDRFEEVVSFVNDVSARTSAQRGG, encoded by the coding sequence ATGTTCCGTTCTGCCGCGCCCGAGGTCGATTCGCTGCTTCAGCGCCTGCGGCGTGACATCGAACGTGAGTTTGGAAGTACGCTGGCTGGCCTGTACCTCTATGGTTCGCTTGTCGCGGGCGACTTCGACCCCGAGCGCAGTGACCTCGACCTGCTGGCCGTCCTGACACGTGACGTGGATGAGACCGGATTCGCGGCGCTGGGGGAAATGCACGACCGGCTGGCCGCCGACTTTCCGGCCTGGCGTGACCGCATCGAGGTGGACTACATCTCCCGGGAAGCGCTGGCGTCATTCCGGACCCGGCCTGGAACAATGGTGCGCATCAGCCCCGGTGAGGCATTGCACCAGATCGCGGCGACAAGACATTACCTGCTGAACTGGTACATGGTGCGGAGTGAAGGCGTCGCCTTGCTCGGACCGCCGCCCCGGAAGCTGCTCCCGGACATCAGTCCGGCAGAGTTTGTCGAGGTGGTGCGCGAGCACTCCGGTGCCTGGCCAGGCTGGGTGCTGGAGATGCAGCACGCGGGCGGTCAGGCGTACACCGTGCTGACGCTCTGCCGGGCGCTGTATTCGGTGACGCACGGAGAGCAGGTCTCCAAGAAGCAGGCGGCACGCTGGGTTCGGCCACTGCTTCACCGCTGGGCGGGTCTGATCGACTGGGCGCTGCGCCTGCGGTACGAAGGCAGCGTGCCCGCTGCGGACCAGGACCGTTTTGAGGAGGTCGTCAGTTTCGTGAACGATGTTTCCGCCCGTACCAGTGCACAGCGGGGCGGGTAG
- a CDS encoding S1C family serine protease, whose amino-acid sequence MSRLTLPFLLAALLFGQVTAQPSVVFAQAQTQTPSRTPALASIDRALEGLVSVSTTQARGTQQGSRGWSPFPNTLLPWLGTGTGIVISDDEILTSYRLVQGHDRVTVKLRGGQSHPANVVGTQPQHDLALLKVENLPKSLVRPVTLGNSDSLRSGQKLIALGLTPEGGFSAQEVTFSRAPAGNNELSLDTSLNAQARGGPLVNAQGEVVALSTGRFGVRLNEPFALGTSGAAMPVNTVKSLLADLRAGKQGQAEQRPRLGVRFVDLRNFSASDLRNLSLPTEGLLVQDVEAGSPAAKAGLRGGSQVRRLENTELRLGGDVIVAVDGQKVQDAQTLQRAVQDKATGATLKLEIWREGKTQQVSVTLDGQSS is encoded by the coding sequence ATGTCCCGCCTGACCCTTCCTTTTCTGCTGGCGGCCCTCTTGTTCGGGCAGGTGACCGCGCAGCCCTCTGTCGTATTCGCACAAGCCCAGACCCAGACGCCCAGCAGAACTCCCGCACTTGCCAGCATCGACCGTGCCCTCGAAGGTCTGGTGAGCGTCTCCACCACCCAGGCGCGCGGCACCCAGCAAGGTTCACGCGGCTGGAGCCCCTTTCCCAATACCCTGCTTCCCTGGCTGGGTACTGGCACGGGCATTGTCATCAGCGACGATGAAATCCTCACCAGCTACCGCCTCGTGCAGGGCCATGACCGCGTCACCGTAAAACTGCGCGGTGGCCAATCCCATCCGGCGAACGTCGTCGGAACGCAGCCCCAGCACGACCTGGCCCTGCTGAAAGTCGAGAACCTGCCCAAAAGCCTCGTGCGGCCCGTTACACTCGGCAACAGCGACAGCCTGCGCTCCGGTCAGAAGCTTATCGCGCTCGGCCTGACTCCTGAGGGTGGCTTCAGCGCCCAGGAGGTCACGTTCAGTCGCGCCCCCGCCGGGAACAATGAACTGTCCCTCGACACGTCCCTCAATGCCCAGGCACGGGGTGGCCCACTCGTAAACGCGCAGGGTGAAGTGGTGGCACTCAGTACGGGACGTTTCGGGGTGCGCCTGAACGAACCCTTCGCCCTGGGTACGAGCGGCGCGGCGATGCCCGTGAACACCGTCAAATCGCTGCTGGCCGACCTGCGCGCCGGGAAACAGGGCCAGGCAGAGCAACGCCCGCGGCTTGGCGTGCGCTTCGTGGACTTACGCAACTTCAGCGCCTCGGACCTGCGTAACCTGAGCCTGCCCACCGAGGGGCTGCTGGTGCAGGACGTGGAAGCAGGCAGCCCCGCCGCAAAAGCAGGCCTGCGAGGCGGCAGTCAGGTGAGGCGTCTCGAGAACACCGAACTGCGCCTGGGTGGTGACGTGATCGTCGCGGTGGACGGCCAGAAAGTTCAGGATGCCCAGACCCTGCAGCGCGCCGTGCAAGACAAGGCAACCGGAGCAACCTTGAAGCTGGAAATCTGGCGTGAAGGCAAGACGCAGCAGGTGTCGGTCACGCTCGATGGTCAGTCGAGCTGA
- a CDS encoding long-chain-fatty-acid--CoA ligase has protein sequence MTSRSAPLPSYWPEGVPRFLTTPRSSLYHNLETTAARFPDKVGLWFYGRELTFAELLRDAARLSGHLQRQGVGKGDRVLVWLQNSPQFVTACHAVWRAGGVVVPLSPMLTAQELSFFLADAGIRVGVVGAELYTKARAAGLGHAVVANCCVGTENSPVPVPETLQADEHAEGGDVTWAQALSGAEGEVVPVGFDDLAVMPYTSGTTGRPKGCMHTHGNVQANVHAAGVWVRSSCEDISLGTLPFFHVTGLVNSMLSVVAGGSKLVMMARWDRVTAITLIREQGCTLWTNTATMIVDLLAQPGLTQEDFRSLRRVSGGGAPLPEAVGRRFEELAGFRFLEGYGLSETMAQTHTNPPQAPKLQCLGVPIPSTQARIIDPETLTELGPGETGEIVVSGPQVMQGYWQRPEANAEAFVELGGTRFLRSGDLGYVDDEGYFFMVDRLKRMINAAGLKVWPAEVENVLYKHPAVLQACVISVPDERTGERARALIVLREGQSATGEQIAEWAREHLAAYKIPRDWQIVDGLPVAGTGKINWRALQEQVRQTMTAPSSTS, from the coding sequence ATGACTTCACGTTCAGCGCCGCTTCCGTCCTACTGGCCCGAGGGCGTTCCGCGCTTTCTCACCACCCCGCGCAGCAGCCTGTACCACAACCTGGAAACAACCGCCGCGCGCTTTCCGGACAAGGTGGGTCTGTGGTTCTACGGGCGGGAACTGACCTTTGCCGAACTGCTGAGGGACGCCGCCCGACTGTCGGGTCATCTGCAACGCCAGGGTGTCGGTAAGGGTGACCGGGTGCTGGTATGGCTGCAGAACAGCCCGCAGTTCGTGACCGCCTGCCATGCGGTCTGGCGCGCGGGTGGTGTGGTCGTGCCGCTCAGCCCGATGCTCACCGCGCAGGAGCTGAGCTTCTTTCTCGCGGACGCGGGCATCCGGGTGGGCGTGGTGGGCGCCGAACTGTATACCAAGGCCAGGGCCGCCGGACTGGGGCACGCGGTCGTGGCGAACTGCTGCGTGGGCACCGAAAATTCGCCAGTGCCCGTGCCCGAGACCTTGCAGGCAGACGAACACGCCGAAGGCGGCGACGTCACCTGGGCGCAGGCCCTTTCGGGCGCCGAGGGCGAGGTCGTGCCAGTCGGCTTCGACGACCTCGCGGTGATGCCTTACACCTCGGGGACCACCGGACGCCCCAAGGGCTGTATGCACACCCACGGCAACGTGCAGGCCAACGTGCATGCGGCGGGCGTGTGGGTGCGCTCCAGCTGCGAGGACATCTCGCTGGGCACCCTGCCCTTCTTTCACGTGACGGGACTGGTCAATTCCATGCTCTCGGTCGTCGCGGGCGGCTCGAAACTGGTGATGATGGCCCGCTGGGACCGCGTGACGGCCATCACGCTGATTCGTGAGCAGGGGTGCACGTTGTGGACCAACACCGCCACCATGATCGTCGACCTGCTCGCCCAGCCCGGCCTGACTCAGGAGGATTTCAGAAGCCTGCGGCGAGTCAGTGGAGGAGGAGCGCCCCTGCCCGAAGCGGTCGGGCGGCGCTTCGAGGAACTGGCCGGTTTCCGTTTCCTGGAAGGCTACGGCCTGAGCGAGACCATGGCGCAGACCCACACCAACCCGCCGCAGGCCCCCAAGCTGCAGTGCCTGGGCGTACCGATTCCCTCCACCCAGGCGCGCATCATCGACCCCGAGACCCTCACGGAGCTCGGCCCGGGCGAAACCGGCGAGATCGTCGTGAGCGGCCCGCAGGTCATGCAGGGCTACTGGCAGCGTCCCGAAGCGAACGCGGAGGCCTTCGTGGAGCTCGGCGGCACGCGTTTCCTGCGCAGCGGCGACCTGGGGTACGTGGACGATGAAGGCTACTTTTTCATGGTAGACCGCCTCAAGCGCATGATCAACGCAGCCGGTCTGAAAGTCTGGCCTGCCGAGGTCGAGAACGTGCTCTACAAGCACCCGGCGGTGCTGCAGGCCTGCGTGATCAGCGTACCCGACGAACGTACCGGAGAGCGCGCCCGTGCGCTGATCGTGCTGCGTGAGGGCCAGAGCGCTACGGGCGAGCAGATCGCCGAGTGGGCCCGCGAACATTTGGCAGCCTACAAGATTCCGCGCGACTGGCAGATCGTGGATGGCCTGCCCGTCGCGGGTACCGGCAAGATCAACTGGCGCGCCCTGCAGGAGCAGGTCCGCCAGACCATGACGGCCCCCAGCTCCACGTCCTGA
- a CDS encoding ArsR/SmtB family transcription factor, with translation MKPASDSRDTAGGPEPLRIEDPAQVALLLSAKARRFLAPFTRTERPAAEAARSLGVPLETLMYWLRRFQQAGLLTVVREGRRQGRAVKYYRASGGAFFIPYHAALQETPEALVLYNREPLERQLVSSLVRAGLENLAAQGEREWGVQVRPDRQGELVLQHARQRETRADLLTGQTPVYLSLWAADLELNTPDALALQQELVEVFRRYRGRAGARPYLLRLALAPRVNADAT, from the coding sequence ATGAAACCGGCTTCTGACAGTAGGGACACGGCAGGCGGCCCGGAACCCCTGCGAATCGAGGATCCTGCGCAGGTCGCGCTGCTGCTGAGCGCCAAGGCCCGGCGTTTCCTGGCTCCTTTCACGCGCACAGAGCGCCCCGCCGCCGAGGCCGCACGGTCGCTCGGGGTGCCGCTCGAAACCCTGATGTACTGGCTGCGGCGCTTTCAGCAGGCCGGACTGCTCACGGTCGTGCGCGAGGGGCGCCGTCAGGGGCGGGCCGTGAAGTACTACCGCGCCAGTGGCGGGGCTTTTTTCATTCCTTACCACGCGGCCCTGCAGGAAACGCCTGAAGCGCTGGTGCTCTACAACCGCGAGCCCCTGGAGCGGCAGCTGGTGAGCAGCCTCGTGCGGGCCGGCCTGGAAAACCTGGCCGCGCAGGGAGAGCGGGAGTGGGGCGTGCAGGTCCGACCCGACCGGCAGGGAGAGCTGGTGTTGCAGCACGCCCGCCAACGCGAGACCCGCGCCGACCTGCTGACCGGGCAGACGCCGGTGTACCTGAGTCTCTGGGCAGCCGACCTGGAACTCAACACGCCCGACGCGCTGGCTTTGCAGCAGGAGCTGGTGGAGGTCTTCCGGCGCTACCGTGGCCGCGCAGGAGCCCGCCCTTACCTGCTGCGCCTGGCGCTGGCACCCCGAGTGAACGCGGACGCGACCTGA
- the ispD gene encoding 2-C-methyl-D-erythritol 4-phosphate cytidylyltransferase — MSGACLQSGQSGRRAALIPAAGSGERLGLGPKALVEVGGLTLLERAVRALSPHVDEVLVALAPGMERALPPLNARTVLGGSSRQESVLNLLRATEAEVVLVHDAARPFLGAALVEGLLEAVHETGAATAALPCADTLVRAHGGRWAALVDRENTWAVQTPQVFSRELLLAAHERALREGWSATDDAGLIVRAGGEVRLVPGDARLFKVTTPGDLALARAFAGTWDGEART, encoded by the coding sequence GTGAGCGGCGCCTGCCTGCAATCGGGCCAATCGGGCCGCCGCGCCGCGCTCATTCCGGCGGCGGGCTCGGGTGAGCGGCTGGGCCTGGGTCCCAAGGCGCTGGTGGAGGTAGGCGGCCTGACCCTGCTGGAGCGGGCGGTGCGGGCACTCTCTCCTCACGTGGACGAGGTGCTCGTCGCGCTGGCGCCTGGAATGGAGCGGGCGCTGCCTCCCCTGAACGCGCGCACGGTCCTGGGCGGGTCTTCGCGGCAGGAGAGCGTGCTGAATTTGCTGCGCGCGACGGAGGCCGAGGTGGTGCTGGTGCACGACGCCGCCAGACCCTTTCTGGGGGCCGCGCTAGTCGAGGGGCTGCTGGAGGCCGTGCACGAAACCGGCGCGGCCACGGCGGCCCTGCCCTGCGCCGACACGCTGGTGCGCGCCCACGGGGGCCGCTGGGCCGCCCTGGTGGACCGCGAAAACACCTGGGCGGTGCAGACCCCGCAGGTGTTTTCGCGCGAACTGCTGCTGGCTGCCCACGAGCGCGCCCTCCGGGAAGGCTGGAGCGCCACCGACGACGCGGGCCTGATCGTGCGCGCGGGCGGCGAGGTGCGGCTCGTGCCGGGAGACGCGCGCCTCTTCAAGGTGACCACGCCAGGTGACCTGGCGCTCGCACGCGCCTTCGCAGGCACCTGGGACGGGGAGGCACGCACGTGA
- a CDS encoding metallophosphoesterase, whose product MHKFIAIGDVHADWATLWAALRAAYAMDAYGAPTGPLVAGHFQVVLIGDLVHPKNRSDYSRLSGKGDFDFSNPDHLTLAASAQIQQLERLKAFADAACGHVHILLGNHDDAVLHTNLLLGTGGGIVHTEFDPNRGGVALPDHLREWFLGFAREVRIGNLQFAHVGPLPSMAFYDDLFYGDHTHKTWWREQPELVQLSGLRFGVYGHTQMQGGIYVHASGTFAMIDALSAREYLEIIVRPELEQPVTTYRVAPF is encoded by the coding sequence GTGCACAAGTTCATTGCGATCGGCGACGTGCACGCGGACTGGGCGACCCTGTGGGCCGCCCTGCGCGCCGCCTACGCCATGGACGCCTATGGCGCCCCCACCGGCCCCCTGGTGGCCGGACATTTTCAGGTGGTCCTGATCGGCGACCTGGTGCACCCCAAAAACCGCTCGGATTATTCGCGTCTGTCCGGCAAAGGAGATTTTGACTTCTCCAACCCCGACCACCTGACCCTGGCCGCCAGCGCGCAGATTCAGCAGCTCGAACGCCTCAAGGCATTTGCGGACGCTGCCTGCGGTCACGTGCACATCCTGCTGGGCAACCACGACGACGCCGTATTGCACACCAACCTGCTGCTCGGCACCGGCGGTGGCATCGTGCACACCGAGTTCGACCCGAACCGTGGTGGGGTCGCCCTGCCCGACCACCTGCGTGAGTGGTTTTTGGGTTTCGCGCGGGAAGTGCGTATTGGCAACCTGCAGTTCGCGCACGTCGGCCCGCTGCCCAGCATGGCGTTTTACGACGACCTTTTTTACGGCGATCACACCCACAAGACCTGGTGGCGCGAGCAGCCTGAACTGGTGCAGCTCAGCGGCCTGCGCTTTGGCGTGTACGGGCATACCCAGATGCAGGGAGGCATCTATGTGCACGCGAGTGGCACTTTCGCGATGATCGACGCGCTCTCGGCGCGTGAATACCTGGAGATCATCGTCCGACCGGAACTGGAGCAGCCCGTGACGACCTACCGGGTCGCGCCGTTCTGA
- a CDS encoding acyl-CoA dehydrogenase C-terminal domain-containing protein: MTSYKAPLRDMRFVLHELLHAPDLLAQLPGYEDASGELLDQVLEEAARFCENELHPLNRVGDEEGCSWEEGEVRTPTGFKEAYRKYVQAGWPSLGGDPQYGGQGLPYVLGNNVSEMLDSANMAWAMYPGLSQGAYRSIHSHASEDLKQTYLPKLLSGEWTGTMCLTEPHAGTDLGLLRTRARELDDGSYAVTGTKIFISAGEHDFAENIVHLVLARIEGAPQGVKGISLFIVPKFLVKEDGSLGERNTVMCGSIEHKMGIKGSATAVLNFDDARGYLVGQPGKGLAHMFTMMNGARLGTALQGLGVAEASYQNALAYARDRLQMRAPVRARPDESADPIIVHPDVRRMLLTMKAYNEGARALSRWLALQLDVEHAHPDAGVRADAADLVALLTPVAKAFMTDNGTLAANLGMQVLGGHGYIREWGMEQFVRDARIAQIYEGTNGIQALDLLGRKVLGDGGQKLQKFGALIQAFLQEHEGNGRLKEFTEPLGATLQQVRDTTMLVGGRAMQNPDEANGAAVDYLRLLGHLTYAYLWARMASASLDKEGDFYTAKLHTARFYFQKLLPETRSLVATIKAGSASLTAMPEELFAL; encoded by the coding sequence ATGACCAGCTACAAGGCCCCGCTGCGCGACATGCGCTTTGTCCTGCACGAACTTTTACATGCTCCCGACCTGCTGGCCCAGCTGCCGGGCTATGAGGACGCCTCGGGAGAGCTGCTCGATCAGGTGCTCGAGGAAGCGGCGCGCTTCTGCGAAAACGAACTGCACCCCCTCAACCGGGTAGGGGACGAGGAAGGCTGCAGCTGGGAAGAGGGCGAGGTGCGCACCCCCACCGGATTCAAGGAGGCTTACCGCAAGTACGTGCAGGCCGGCTGGCCCTCGCTGGGCGGCGATCCGCAGTACGGCGGTCAGGGCCTGCCCTACGTGCTGGGCAACAACGTCAGCGAGATGCTCGACAGCGCCAACATGGCCTGGGCGATGTACCCCGGACTGTCGCAGGGCGCGTACCGCTCGATTCACTCGCACGCTTCCGAGGACCTCAAGCAGACCTACCTGCCAAAGCTTCTGTCCGGCGAGTGGACCGGCACCATGTGCCTCACCGAACCGCACGCGGGCACCGACCTGGGCCTGCTGCGCACCAGGGCACGTGAACTCGATGACGGCAGCTACGCGGTCACGGGCACCAAGATCTTCATTTCGGCCGGCGAGCACGACTTCGCCGAGAACATCGTGCACCTGGTGCTGGCGCGGATCGAAGGCGCGCCGCAGGGCGTGAAGGGCATCTCGCTTTTCATCGTACCGAAGTTTCTGGTCAAAGAAGACGGCAGCCTCGGTGAGCGCAACACGGTGATGTGCGGCTCCATCGAGCACAAGATGGGCATCAAGGGCAGCGCCACCGCCGTGCTGAACTTCGACGATGCGCGCGGCTACCTTGTCGGGCAGCCGGGCAAGGGGCTCGCGCACATGTTCACCATGATGAACGGCGCGCGTCTGGGTACCGCCCTGCAGGGACTGGGGGTCGCGGAGGCCTCCTACCAGAACGCCCTCGCCTACGCGCGTGACCGCCTGCAGATGCGCGCTCCCGTGCGCGCCAGGCCCGATGAGAGTGCCGATCCGATCATCGTGCACCCCGACGTGCGCCGCATGCTGCTCACCATGAAGGCCTACAACGAGGGGGCGCGCGCCCTGTCGCGCTGGCTGGCCTTGCAGCTCGATGTGGAACACGCCCACCCTGACGCGGGCGTGCGGGCCGACGCCGCCGATCTGGTGGCGCTGCTCACCCCGGTTGCCAAGGCTTTCATGACCGACAACGGCACCCTGGCGGCCAACCTGGGCATGCAGGTGCTGGGCGGGCACGGGTATATCCGCGAGTGGGGTATGGAGCAATTTGTTCGTGACGCCCGTATCGCCCAGATCTACGAAGGCACCAACGGCATTCAGGCCCTGGACCTGCTGGGCCGCAAGGTGCTGGGAGACGGCGGCCAGAAACTGCAGAAGTTCGGCGCGCTCATTCAGGCCTTCTTGCAGGAACACGAGGGCAACGGGCGCCTGAAGGAATTTACCGAACCGCTCGGCGCGACCCTGCAGCAGGTCCGTGACACCACCATGCTGGTCGGCGGGCGCGCCATGCAGAACCCCGACGAGGCCAACGGCGCCGCCGTGGACTATTTGCGCCTGCTGGGTCACCTCACCTACGCCTACCTGTGGGCGCGCATGGCGAGCGCCTCGCTGGACAAAGAGGGCGACTTCTACACGGCCAAGCTGCACACTGCGCGCTTCTACTTCCAGAAACTGCTGCCCGAAACCCGCAGCCTGGTGGCGACCATCAAGGCGGGCAGCGCCAGCCTGACCGCCATGCCCGAAGAGCTGTTCGCGCTCTGA
- a CDS encoding UbiX family flavin prenyltransferase, whose protein sequence is MRIIIGVTGGSGIPYAQDLLRALQELNIETHLIVTAGAARVISAERSTLEEQPGKVTDLERFAQVVHSDRDLGASVASGSFRTDGMVIVPCSASTLAKVALGLGDNLVSRAAHVTLKERRRLVLVLREDPLPRPMLENMLRAFDAGATIMTASPGFYHAPESVADMLGFVTARVLDQFGLDTGRMQRWGEA, encoded by the coding sequence GTGAGGATCATCATCGGCGTCACGGGGGGCAGCGGCATTCCTTATGCCCAGGACCTGCTGAGGGCCCTGCAGGAGCTGAACATCGAAACACACCTGATCGTGACGGCGGGAGCGGCCCGCGTGATCAGCGCCGAACGGAGCACCCTGGAAGAGCAGCCCGGCAAGGTCACGGACCTGGAGCGTTTTGCGCAGGTGGTGCATTCCGACCGTGACCTGGGCGCGAGCGTCGCGAGCGGAAGCTTCCGCACCGACGGCATGGTGATCGTGCCGTGCAGCGCCAGCACCCTCGCCAAGGTCGCGCTGGGTCTGGGCGACAATCTGGTATCACGCGCCGCGCACGTCACGCTCAAGGAGAGACGCCGACTGGTGCTGGTGCTGCGCGAGGATCCCCTGCCCCGGCCCATGCTGGAGAACATGCTGCGCGCCTTCGACGCCGGGGCGACCATCATGACGGCCAGTCCGGGCTTTTACCACGCGCCCGAGAGCGTGGCGGACATGCTGGGCTTCGTAACTGCGCGCGTGCTCGACCAGTTCGGCCTGGACACAGGACGCATGCAGCGCTGGGGTGAAGCGTGA